Proteins from one Enterobacter bugandensis genomic window:
- a CDS encoding fructose PTS transporter subunit IIA: MNLLALTHPDLVFINPPHRTPEALIRWLAEPLARRKIICDEETFIQSVLQRESEGPTALGEALAVPHGKTEAVQQAAFCVALFDDPIRWPGLDGDEEVRMVFLLAIPPAEAGSTHMQLLTTLTSLLTEDRVRAQLLAARTREEAMSALSAEEPQKQDAAPDRSLLIPVILGSIATAAFLQAGLSWACAVS; the protein is encoded by the coding sequence ATGAACTTGCTTGCATTGACGCACCCCGATCTGGTTTTTATCAACCCGCCGCACCGTACGCCTGAAGCGCTGATCCGCTGGCTCGCCGAACCGCTCGCCAGGCGAAAAATCATCTGCGATGAAGAAACATTCATCCAGAGCGTGTTACAGCGCGAAAGCGAAGGCCCTACCGCGCTGGGTGAAGCACTCGCCGTTCCGCACGGTAAAACCGAGGCGGTGCAGCAGGCGGCGTTTTGTGTGGCACTCTTTGACGACCCGATACGCTGGCCGGGGCTGGACGGTGATGAAGAGGTCAGAATGGTTTTCCTGCTCGCCATTCCGCCCGCGGAAGCAGGCAGTACCCATATGCAGCTGCTGACGACGCTGACCAGTTTATTGACAGAAGATCGAGTGCGCGCGCAGCTTCTGGCGGCGCGCACCCGGGAAGAGGCGATGTCCGCCCTGAGTGCTGAAGAACCTCAAAAACAGGATGCGGCCCCTGACCGCTCCCTTCTCATTCCGGTGATACTGGGCAGTATCGCTACCGCAGCCTTTTTACAGGCAGGATTGAGCTGGGCCTGCGCGGTGAGTTAA
- a CDS encoding glycoside hydrolase family 38 N-terminal domain-containing protein: MNQIHVIAHTHWDQEWYFTRQDSMVLASYNFADVIDTLEQDPAYSCYHLDGQMAVVEDFLAINPEYRTRLETLVRAKRIFVGPWYTQTDTYNVHGESIIRNLKYGIFSARKLGHAMQVGYLPDTFGHNAQMPTILQGCNIDNIVFWRGVDHDRQAKSSQFLWRAPSGETVIACAMALGYGAAKNISSDASHLQGKIFPMVNLLRSRAGINDLLLPCGGDQVSIDPALPKILQVASARSPDEDRYVISSLEHYVDILRAQREQFEFWEGELKSPRYTRIHKTIGSVRYDIKKKNDAVEQFILRQLEPTIAMARHQGLPVNLSVVDTLWKKLLRSHAHDSIGGCNSDATNRDILHRLEQTEQLCHSLWNLVVKTLAAACAREGDLLIFNPLATQTQRVVKTTLYSRAENIALSYQGQAIPFDVLKRDVLPGGTAISLNAEGECETPLPPYYRWHVAVKTPVLPPVGYLSVNVEDDPAPFRQPEQTTGSEIENAQYRLTLDDGTLTLHDKRSGRCIPSFFTLEDCADAGDSYDFSPLAGETPTRCDHFTLIGCLKTPLVEKLIVEATLFLPPDLAGRQDTARTPLSIRLECTLREDDPNLYVEASLENSHCDHRLRLLIGSDIRTRHAIASQPFAIIQRDTGCESGNWQERYREMPVDIETTEGIIAVAEAGKALVVNSRGMKEFQIIGSEPATIALTLFKATGVLGRNDLDWRPGRASGINNTVVETPDAQLLKPLHFSFTVALADSADHLTLRQLENQAAGQPFTYQRQSLHTLDHRLERFALRLPDHRLPAEFSLLTLPEPLVLSALPHAQRSNGTVVRVFNAGTQPVPVPESLAGLRQINYLEEPVPPVTAIPPFATCDFLMEA, encoded by the coding sequence ATGAATCAGATCCACGTCATTGCCCATACGCACTGGGATCAGGAGTGGTATTTCACCCGTCAGGACAGCATGGTGCTGGCGTCATATAACTTTGCGGACGTCATCGACACGCTGGAGCAGGACCCGGCTTACAGCTGCTATCACCTTGATGGACAGATGGCGGTGGTAGAAGACTTTCTCGCTATCAATCCCGAGTATCGCACCAGGCTGGAGACGCTGGTCAGAGCGAAAAGGATTTTTGTGGGGCCGTGGTATACCCAGACGGATACCTACAACGTGCATGGCGAATCCATTATCCGCAACCTCAAATACGGCATCTTCTCTGCCCGTAAGCTGGGGCACGCCATGCAGGTTGGGTATCTTCCGGATACCTTCGGCCACAATGCGCAGATGCCCACGATTTTGCAGGGCTGCAATATCGACAACATCGTCTTCTGGCGCGGCGTCGATCACGACAGACAGGCGAAAAGCAGCCAGTTCCTCTGGCGCGCGCCGTCAGGGGAGACAGTTATCGCCTGCGCGATGGCGCTCGGTTATGGCGCGGCTAAAAACATCTCTTCAGACGCGAGCCATTTGCAGGGAAAAATCTTCCCGATGGTCAATCTTCTGCGCTCGCGGGCCGGAATAAATGACCTGCTGCTGCCCTGCGGCGGCGATCAGGTCAGCATCGACCCAGCGCTGCCGAAAATCCTGCAGGTCGCCAGCGCACGCTCCCCGGATGAGGACCGTTACGTCATCAGTTCGCTGGAGCACTACGTCGACATTCTGCGCGCGCAGCGTGAGCAGTTTGAATTTTGGGAAGGAGAGCTGAAATCGCCGCGCTACACCCGCATCCATAAAACGATCGGCTCCGTGCGCTACGACATTAAAAAGAAAAATGATGCAGTTGAGCAGTTCATCCTGCGGCAGCTGGAGCCGACAATCGCCATGGCGCGTCATCAGGGGCTCCCGGTCAACCTCTCGGTGGTCGATACGCTCTGGAAGAAGCTGTTGCGAAGCCATGCCCATGACTCCATCGGCGGCTGTAACAGCGATGCCACCAACCGCGATATTTTGCATCGACTGGAGCAAACCGAACAGCTGTGCCATAGCCTGTGGAACCTGGTGGTGAAAACCCTGGCCGCCGCCTGCGCTCGGGAAGGCGATCTGCTGATTTTTAACCCGCTGGCCACGCAAACGCAGCGCGTGGTGAAAACCACTCTCTATAGCCGCGCTGAAAATATCGCCCTGTCGTATCAGGGGCAGGCCATCCCCTTCGACGTCCTGAAAAGAGACGTGTTGCCCGGCGGAACGGCGATCTCCCTTAACGCCGAAGGCGAGTGTGAAACGCCCCTTCCCCCTTATTACCGCTGGCACGTTGCTGTGAAAACACCGGTTCTGCCGCCGGTCGGCTATCTCAGCGTTAACGTTGAAGATGACCCGGCGCCTTTCCGGCAGCCTGAACAGACAACGGGCAGCGAGATAGAGAATGCACAGTATCGATTAACGCTGGACGACGGCACGCTAACTCTGCACGACAAACGCAGCGGCAGATGCATCCCCTCGTTCTTTACCCTTGAAGACTGTGCGGATGCGGGCGACAGCTACGATTTCTCACCGCTTGCGGGCGAAACGCCGACGCGATGCGACCATTTCACGCTCATCGGCTGCCTGAAAACGCCGCTTGTCGAAAAGCTGATCGTTGAAGCCACCCTGTTTCTTCCGCCAGATCTCGCCGGACGCCAGGATACTGCCCGAACGCCGTTATCCATTCGTCTGGAGTGCACATTACGCGAAGACGATCCGAACCTGTACGTCGAGGCTTCGCTGGAAAACAGCCACTGCGATCACCGGCTACGTTTACTGATCGGCAGCGATATTCGCACCCGTCACGCTATCGCCTCCCAGCCCTTCGCGATAATCCAGCGCGATACGGGGTGTGAGAGTGGAAACTGGCAGGAGCGCTATCGCGAGATGCCCGTGGATATCGAAACCACCGAAGGCATTATCGCTGTCGCGGAAGCGGGCAAAGCGCTGGTGGTGAATAGTCGCGGTATGAAGGAATTTCAGATTATCGGCAGCGAACCCGCGACGATTGCCCTGACGTTGTTTAAAGCGACGGGCGTGCTCGGGCGCAACGATCTCGACTGGCGACCGGGCCGTGCGTCCGGCATTAATAATACGGTGGTTGAGACCCCCGATGCGCAGTTGCTGAAACCGCTGCACTTTTCATTTACCGTCGCGCTGGCCGACAGCGCCGATCATCTCACGCTTCGCCAGCTGGAAAATCAGGCGGCCGGACAGCCCTTCACCTACCAACGGCAATCGTTACACACGCTCGATCACCGCCTTGAGCGCTTTGCGTTGCGTCTGCCCGACCACAGGCTTCCGGCAGAATTCTCATTATTGACCCTGCCGGAGCCGCTAGTCCTTTCTGCCCTGCCCCATGCGCAACGGTCGAATGGCACCGTCGTCCGGGTGTTTAACGCCGGGACGCAGCCGGTTCCCGTCCCGGAAAGTCTGGCGGGGCTACGTCAGATCAACTATCTGGAAGAGCCTGTGCCGCCGGTAACGGCAATCCCCCCTTTCGCAACCTGCGATTTTTTGATGGAGGCTTAA